From Manduca sexta isolate Smith_Timp_Sample1 chromosome 21, JHU_Msex_v1.0, whole genome shotgun sequence, the proteins below share one genomic window:
- the LOC119190076 gene encoding uncharacterized protein LOC119190076: MSIFDRLPTVKKCCFCLNLKCGTICVAVCGMFQLFCSILLTVHNRSRNCESQFEKIIHIVAIVLVILDVVLCILSIGLIIGIIKKMPQTATLWMYSVCLSIIGMLVMASLLLIAGFSRKQCLILITDSISTFVTCLIWIYFLLVVRSYYPSMVQ; the protein is encoded by the exons ATGTCTATTTTCGATCGATTGCCTACAGTTAAAAAGTGCTGCTTTTGCCTTAATCTCAAGTGTGGTACTATATGCGTGGCTGTATGCGGtatg TTTCAACTATTCTGCAGCATATTACTAACAGTTCATAATCGTAGCCGCAATTGTGAAAGTCAGTTTGAGAAGATCATACACATCGTGGCGATTGTGCTTGTAATATTAGACGTTGTATTATGTATACTAAGCATTGGTCTAATAATTGGAATTATAAAG aaaatGCCACAAACAGCGACATTGTGGATGTATTCAGTGTGCTTATCAATAATAGGGATGCTTGTGATGGCCTCTTTATTACTAATTGCTGGATTTAGTAGAAAGCAATGCCTCATATTGATTACGGACAGTATATCCACTTTCGTGACATgtttaa TTTGGATTTATTTTCTCTTAGTAGTGCGGAGTTACTACCCAAGCATGGTACAGTAA
- the LOC119190037 gene encoding uncharacterized protein LOC119190037 → MPFKLPDVDRCCGCVTDLKAAAAIIAVLGIVTSPTVSWAVVRHSYVIRVSCFITTSATRPDIVDINLNNILSFGFGAHAGLGPSCLSPPKLNKTTFRLTEGEQSTDFVRTTKYLGWIVLAADMILLFCSANLLIKIFKGASKQAAKFFMISASISMLFSFIYGMLYVSACISVGGAFPVFEFIFSLVDVTMWLYFLIVVNSYRDKTT, encoded by the exons atgccaTTCAAATTACCCGATGTGGACAGATGCTGTGGTTGTGTCACGGATCTGAAGGCCGCGGCCGCGATTATAGCTGTTCTCGGAATA GTGACGAGTCCGACGGTATCATGGGCAGTTGTGCGTCACTCTTATGTGATTAGAGTGTCTTGCTTTATAACTACCAGCGCAACAAGACCCGACATAGTAGACATAAACCTTAACAATATT TTAAGCTTTGGATTTGGCGCTCACGCCGGGTTGGGACCATCCTGCCTTAGTCCTCCTAAACTAAACAAAACTACTTTTCGACTTACCGAAGGAGAACAGTCTACGGATTTTGTGCGCACTACAAAATATCTGGGATGGATTGTCCTGGCTGCAGATATGattcttttattttgtagtgCTAATTTGCTTATTAAGATATTTAAG GGGGCATCCAAGCAAGCAGCAAAGTTTTTCATGATTTCAGCCTCAATATCGATgctgttttcatttatttatggcATGCTTTACGTTTCTGCGTGCATATCTGTCGGTGGAGCGTTTCCGGTTTTCGAATTCATCTTTTCATTAGTGGATGTGACGA tgtgGCTCTACTTTTTAATAGTGGTTAATTCCTACAGAGACAAAACTACATAA
- the LOC115444988 gene encoding uncharacterized protein LOC115444988, translating into MFSVGIGAARLLTHDCLAAERGTLANVIKIYAYAVAVVQILLLITSIILIIGVIIGNRTTATWFIYAGFAAIIVLVIGVILLIVNRLVSSLCPLPLIEIISSIVTCLVWIYFIAVVKSYQSEM; encoded by the exons ATG TTCAGTGTCGGCATCGGAGCGGCGCGGTTACTCACACACGACTGTCTCGCGGCCGAGCGTGGCACGTTGGCAaacgtgataaaaatatatgcctATGCCGTAGCCGTGgtgcaaattttattactaatcaccagcattatattaattataggcGTCATCATA GGTAACCGGACTACGGCAACATGGTTCATATATGCTGGTTTCGCCGCTATTATTGTTTTAGTGATTGGAGTTATTCTTTTGATCGTCAATAGATTAGTTAGCAGTCTCTGCCCATTACCGCTCATAGAAATAATTTCTTCTATAGTGACGTGTTTAG tttggatatattttatagccgtAGTGAAAAGTTACCAATCAGAAATGTAG